A region of Paraburkholderia sp. BL23I1N1 DNA encodes the following proteins:
- the rplU gene encoding 50S ribosomal protein L21 — translation MYAVIKTGGKQYKVAVGEKLKVEQIPADIDAEITLDQVLAVGEGESIKFGTPLVSGASVKATVVSQGRHAKVTIFKMRRRKHYQKHGGHRQNYTELRIDAINA, via the coding sequence ATGTACGCGGTCATAAAAACCGGTGGCAAGCAGTATAAAGTTGCCGTCGGCGAAAAACTTAAAGTAGAACAGATACCGGCAGACATTGACGCTGAAATCACGCTCGACCAGGTTCTCGCAGTGGGCGAAGGTGAATCGATTAAGTTCGGTACGCCGCTGGTCAGTGGGGCTTCCGTCAAGGCTACCGTCGTGTCGCAAGGTCGTCACGCAAAAGTGACCATCTTCAAGATGCGTCGCCGGAAGCACTACCAGAAGCATGGCGGCCACCGCCAGAACTATACCGAACTGCGCATCGACGCGATCAACGCGTAA
- the cgtA gene encoding Obg family GTPase CgtA, which yields MKFIDEARIEVIAGDGGDGSASMRREKFVPFGGPDGGDGGRGGSVIAVADRNINTLIDYRYAKKHLARNGENGRGADCYGKGGDDITLRMPVGTTISDMETGELIADLTEHNQSVQIAQGGAGGLGNLHFKSSTNRAPRQKTDGKPGERRMVRLELKVLADVGLLGMPNAGKSTFISSVSNARPKIADYPFTTLAPNLGVVRVGPSRSFVIADIPGLIEGAAEGAGLGHQFLRHLQRTGLLLHIVDLAPFDEAVDPVAEAKAIVNELRKYDELLYEKTRWLVLNKLDMVPEDEREARVSAFLEGFGWDGPVFEISALTGQGCESLCYAVYDHIAAHSDAQRAAEAEDLAADVRFREKPETPAAAADDSAADPQ from the coding sequence ATGAAGTTCATTGACGAAGCGAGGATTGAAGTCATCGCCGGCGACGGAGGGGATGGCAGCGCGTCGATGCGCCGCGAGAAATTCGTTCCGTTCGGCGGCCCGGATGGCGGCGACGGCGGCCGGGGCGGCAGCGTGATCGCGGTCGCAGACCGCAACATCAACACGCTGATCGACTACCGCTACGCGAAAAAACATTTGGCGCGCAACGGCGAAAACGGCCGCGGCGCGGATTGCTACGGCAAGGGCGGCGACGATATCACGCTGCGCATGCCGGTCGGCACGACCATTTCCGATATGGAAACCGGCGAGCTGATCGCCGACTTGACCGAGCACAACCAGAGCGTGCAGATCGCGCAAGGCGGAGCGGGCGGTCTCGGTAACCTGCATTTCAAATCCAGTACGAACCGCGCGCCGCGTCAAAAGACCGACGGCAAGCCCGGCGAGCGCCGCATGGTGCGCCTCGAACTGAAGGTGCTGGCCGACGTCGGTCTGCTCGGCATGCCGAATGCCGGCAAGTCGACCTTCATCTCGTCGGTGTCGAACGCACGGCCGAAGATTGCGGATTATCCGTTCACGACGCTCGCGCCGAATCTCGGCGTGGTGCGTGTCGGGCCGAGCCGCAGCTTCGTGATTGCCGACATTCCTGGCTTGATCGAAGGCGCGGCGGAAGGCGCCGGTCTCGGTCACCAGTTCCTGCGCCACCTGCAGCGTACCGGCCTGCTGCTGCACATCGTCGACCTCGCGCCGTTTGACGAGGCGGTTGATCCGGTCGCGGAAGCCAAGGCGATCGTCAACGAGCTGCGCAAATATGACGAACTGCTCTATGAGAAAACCCGCTGGCTCGTGCTGAACAAGCTCGATATGGTGCCCGAAGACGAGCGCGAAGCGCGCGTGTCGGCATTCCTTGAAGGCTTCGGCTGGGATGGCCCAGTGTTCGAAATCTCGGCGCTGACCGGCCAGGGTTGCGAGAGTCTTTGCTACGCGGTGTATGACCACATCGCTGCGCATTCAGACGCGCAGCGCGCGGCCGAAGCGGAAGATCTCGCCGCTGACGTGCGTTTCCGCGAGAAGCCGGAAACGCCGGCTGCGGCCGCAGACGACTCCGCCGCCGACCCGCAGTAA
- a CDS encoding polyprenyl synthetase family protein: MSSTATPSSNAASLLAPIAEDMQQVNRVIRHRLASDVMLINQISEYIISAGGKRLRPALLLLVAGALGETTGHRHELAAVVEFIHTATLLHDDVVDESDLRRGRQTANALFGNAASVLVGDFLYSRSFQMMVGVGKMRVMEILSEATNIISEGEVLQLLNMHDADVDEARYMQVIRYKTAKLFEAAAQLGAVLAGSDAKTEAAAAEFGRRIGTAFQIMDDWLDYTGTAESMGKNAGDDLREGKPTLPLIYLIERGTPEQSALAREAIEQGGTDRFDTIFEAITRSGALDHTLECAKQEALAAAAAISSFPDSIFKDSLLELCSYSTARQS, encoded by the coding sequence ATGTCGTCGACTGCCACCCCCTCCTCCAACGCCGCCAGCCTGCTCGCTCCGATCGCCGAAGACATGCAGCAGGTCAATCGCGTCATACGGCACCGTCTGGCTTCCGACGTGATGCTGATCAATCAGATCTCCGAGTACATCATCAGCGCCGGGGGCAAACGGCTGCGGCCCGCGCTGCTGCTGCTGGTGGCGGGCGCGCTGGGCGAGACCACCGGGCATCGGCATGAACTGGCCGCGGTGGTGGAATTCATCCACACGGCCACGCTGCTGCACGACGACGTGGTCGACGAGTCCGATCTGCGGCGCGGCCGCCAGACCGCCAACGCGCTGTTCGGCAACGCCGCGAGCGTGCTGGTCGGCGACTTCCTGTACTCGCGCTCGTTCCAGATGATGGTGGGCGTGGGCAAGATGCGCGTGATGGAAATCCTGTCGGAGGCGACCAACATCATCTCCGAGGGCGAAGTGCTGCAGTTGTTGAACATGCACGACGCCGACGTGGACGAAGCGCGCTACATGCAGGTGATCCGCTACAAAACCGCCAAGCTGTTCGAAGCCGCCGCTCAACTCGGCGCCGTGCTGGCCGGTTCGGATGCAAAAACCGAAGCCGCGGCGGCGGAATTCGGCCGCCGTATCGGCACCGCGTTCCAGATCATGGACGACTGGCTCGACTACACGGGCACGGCTGAATCAATGGGTAAGAACGCTGGCGACGATCTGCGCGAAGGCAAGCCCACGCTCCCGCTGATTTACCTGATCGAACGGGGTACGCCTGAACAGTCGGCGCTTGCGCGGGAAGCCATCGAGCAAGGCGGCACGGACCGTTTCGACACTATTTTCGAAGCGATCACGCGCTCCGGCGCGCTAGACCACACCCTCGAGTGTGCGAAGCAGGAAGCGCTCGCCGCAGCTGCAGCAATTTCTTCATTTCCCGATTCCATTTTCAAAGATAGCCTGCTAGAATTATGTTCTTACTCGACGGCAAGACAGTCTTGA
- the rpmA gene encoding 50S ribosomal protein L27 has translation MAHKKAGGSSRNGRDSESKRLGVKVYGGQAINAGGIIVRQRGTRMHPGENVGIGKDHTLFALTDGHVNFSTKGAAKKHMVNVVPAAV, from the coding sequence ATGGCACACAAAAAGGCAGGCGGATCATCCCGCAACGGCCGTGACTCCGAATCGAAGCGCCTTGGCGTGAAGGTTTACGGCGGTCAGGCTATCAACGCTGGCGGCATCATCGTTCGTCAACGTGGTACGCGTATGCACCCGGGCGAAAACGTCGGTATCGGCAAGGATCACACCTTGTTCGCGCTGACGGACGGCCACGTCAATTTCTCGACGAAGGGCGCAGCGAAGAAGCACATGGTCAACGTCGTCCCGGCAGCAGTCTGA
- the proB gene encoding glutamate 5-kinase produces the protein MRSVIAESRRLVVKVGSSLVTNDGRGLDHAAIGRWAAQIAALRAQGKEVVLVSSGAIAEGMQRLGWTKRPREIDELQAAAAVGQMGLAQVYESRFAEHSIQTAQILLTHADLADRERYLNARSTLLTLLRLGVVPIINENDTVVTDEIKFGDNDTLGALVANLIEGDALIILTDQQGLFTADPRKDPNATLVQQADAGAPELEAMAGGAGSSLGRGGMLTKILAAKRAAHSGANTVIASGREADVLSRLASGEAIGTQLIARTARMAARKQWMADHLQVRGHVVIDDGAVEKLTEGGKSLLPIGIVGVQGAFARGEVIACLSATGREVARGLTNYSSTETKLIQRRPSGEIESVLGYMLEPEVIHRDNLVLV, from the coding sequence ATGCGTTCCGTCATCGCAGAATCACGGCGATTGGTAGTGAAAGTTGGCTCCAGCCTCGTCACCAATGACGGGCGCGGCCTCGATCATGCCGCGATCGGCCGCTGGGCCGCTCAGATTGCCGCACTGCGCGCGCAAGGCAAAGAAGTCGTGCTGGTCAGCTCGGGCGCCATTGCCGAAGGGATGCAGCGGCTCGGCTGGACCAAGCGGCCACGCGAAATCGACGAATTGCAGGCGGCCGCGGCTGTCGGTCAAATGGGCCTCGCGCAGGTCTACGAAAGCCGCTTCGCCGAGCATTCGATCCAGACCGCGCAGATTCTGCTGACCCACGCCGATCTGGCCGACCGCGAACGCTATCTGAACGCGCGTTCCACGTTGCTGACGCTGCTGCGTCTGGGCGTTGTGCCGATCATCAACGAGAACGACACGGTCGTCACCGACGAAATCAAGTTCGGCGACAACGACACGTTGGGCGCGCTGGTCGCGAATCTGATCGAAGGCGACGCGCTCATTATCCTCACCGATCAGCAAGGACTTTTTACCGCCGACCCGCGCAAGGATCCGAACGCAACGCTCGTCCAGCAGGCGGATGCTGGTGCGCCAGAACTTGAAGCGATGGCGGGCGGAGCGGGTTCGAGCCTGGGCCGCGGCGGCATGCTGACCAAGATTCTCGCCGCCAAACGCGCGGCGCACAGCGGCGCCAATACGGTGATCGCGAGCGGGCGTGAAGCGGATGTGCTGTCGCGGCTGGCCTCGGGCGAGGCGATCGGCACGCAGCTGATCGCGCGCACGGCACGCATGGCGGCGCGCAAGCAGTGGATGGCCGATCACCTGCAAGTGCGCGGCCACGTGGTCATCGACGACGGCGCGGTCGAAAAGCTGACCGAAGGCGGCAAGAGTTTGCTGCCGATCGGCATCGTCGGTGTGCAGGGCGCGTTTGCACGCGGCGAAGTGATCGCCTGCCTGAGCGCGACAGGCCGTGAAGTGGCGCGTGGCCTGACGAACTACAGCAGCACGGAAACCAAGCTGATCCAGCGGCGTCCGAGCGGCGAGATTGAATCGGTGCTCGGCTATATGCTGGAGCCTGAGGTGATCCACCGCGACAATCTTGTGCTGGTCTGA